GCGATCTGCGAGAAGGGCCTGTGCGACCTCGTCCTGCTCGACGTGATGATGCCCGGCATGGACGGGTTCGAGGTCTGCCGCCACCTCAAGAGCAACCCAGTCACGGCTCACATCCCGGTGGTGATGGTCACGGCCCTCGACCAGCCCTCGGACCGCCTGCGCGGGCTCGATGCCGGCGCCGACGACTTCCTGACCAAGCCCGTGGACGACACCGCCCTGTTCTCCCGGGTCCGCAGTCTCGTGCGCCTCAAGGCGGTCACCGACGAGCTGCGCCAGCGGGCATTGGCCTCGCGCGAGTTCGGCATCGGCGATCCCCTGGCGCTCGCCACCGCGGAGACCGGCCTCGACGCCCGGATCCTGCTGATCGAGGACCGTCCCGGCGCGGCGGACCGGATGGCGGGGGCGCTGCGCCAGCACCACGCGGTGACGATCGAGCCCGACCCGCACGCCGCCCTCCAACGCGCCGCCGAGGAGGGGTTCGACCTCGCCCTGGTCAGCCTCGACCTCGCGGGCTTCGACGGCCTGCGCCTGTGCAGCCAGCTCCGCTCCCTGGACCGGACCCGCGCCACGCCGCTGATCATGCTGGCGGAGGAGCACGACCGCGCCCGCGTGGTGCGCGGCCTCGATTTCGGCGTGCACGACTTCCTGATGCGCCCGGTCGACCGGAACGAACTGACGGCCCGGGTCCGCACGCAGGTGAAGCGCAAGCGCTTCACGGACGCGCTCCGGGGGGCGATGCAGGCCTCCCTGCAGATGGCCGTGACCGACGCCCTCACCGGCCTGCACAACCGGCGCTACCTCGACAACCATCTCGGCGCGCTCTTCGCCGACGACGCCACGCGGCGACCGGCGCTCGCCGCGCTGATCCTCGACATCGACCACTTCAAAGGCATCAACGACAGCTTCGGCCACGAGGCCGGCGACGAGGTGCTGCGCGGCTTCGCCGAGCGGGTCCGCCAGCACACGCGGCCGGTCGACATCGTGGCGCGCTACGGCGGCGAGGAAGTCGTGGTGATCCTGCCGGAGGCCGGCCTCGTTGAGGCGCA
This window of the Methylobacterium tardum genome carries:
- a CDS encoding PleD family two-component system response regulator, with amino-acid sequence MSARVLIVDDLFPNVKLLETKLGLEYFDTLAAMNGPDAIAICEKGLCDLVLLDVMMPGMDGFEVCRHLKSNPVTAHIPVVMVTALDQPSDRLRGLDAGADDFLTKPVDDTALFSRVRSLVRLKAVTDELRQRALASREFGIGDPLALATAETGLDARILLIEDRPGAADRMAGALRQHHAVTIEPDPHAALQRAAEEGFDLALVSLDLAGFDGLRLCSQLRSLDRTRATPLIMLAEEHDRARVVRGLDFGVHDFLMRPVDRNELTARVRTQVKRKRFTDALRGAMQASLQMAVTDALTGLHNRRYLDNHLGALFADDATRRPALAALILDIDHFKGINDSFGHEAGDEVLRGFAERVRQHTRPVDIVARYGGEEVVVILPEAGLVEAQIIAERIRERVEAVPFTVQRCTRSIPVTVSIGVAVRHAEDASPGDMLRRADLALYRAKASGRNRVEPQAA